GGTTGGCGTGCACCCGCAGCATCGCGGCGTGACCGCCGAACCGCTCGGAGAAGACCGGCGGCCCGCCGAGCACCTCACCCCAGTAGTCGGCGAGCCGCTGGACGTGCTCCGGGTTGCCGACGTGCGAGAACGGGTGCTCCAGCACCGGGTCGGCCAGGCAGCGGGCGTGGAAGTCGGCGGCCAGGGCGAGCATCGCCGGCGCTCCGCCGGCGGCTTCGAAGAGCGTTGGGCGTTCCATCCGGTCATCATCTCAGGCGGACAAAGTCTGACGTATGGGGCGAAGCAGCAAGGGTAACTCTCGGAAAATGATCCGGTACGGGGACGAGGTGGCGTCGATCGCCCGGGAGCTGCGCGACCCGGGCGACCTGGAGATCCTGCTCGACCGCGCGGACTCCGCGCGGGTCGTCATGATCGGTGAGGCCACCCATGGCACGCACGAGTTCTATGCCTGGCGGTCGGCGCTCACCCAGCGGCTGATCGAGGAGCGCGGCTTCTCCTTCGTCGCGGTCGAGGGCGACTGGCCGGACTGCGAGCGGGTGGACGCCGCCGTCCGCGGTGGTCCCGGCGCGCCGGACGACCCCCGGTCCGCGCTGGTCCGGTACGACCGCTGGCCCACCTGGATGTGGGCGAACGAGGAGGTCGTGGACTTCACCCGCTGGCTGCACGGGTTCAACGCGGTCCGCCCGCCGGACGACCGGATCGGCTTCCACGGCCTGGACGTCTACTCGCTCTGGCAGTCGATGCGCGAGATCCTCACCTGGCTGCGCGAGAACGACCGTGACCTGGTGCCGGTCGCGCTGGACGCCTACCGCTGCTTCGAGCCGTTCAACGAGGACCCGAACGCGTACGGCTGGGCCACCCAGTTCGTCGGCGCCTCCTGCGAGGACAAGATCATCAAGATGCTCGCCGAGCTGCGCGACCGGGATTTCGGGGTGTGGCAGAACGCCGCCGTGGTGGCCGGCGCGGAGAACTATTACCGGACCATGGTGCGCGGCGGCCCGGACGCCTGGAACGGCCGGGACCGGCACATGGACGAGACCCTGGACCGGCTGCTCACTCGGTACGGCCCCACCTCGAAGGCGGTGGTCTGGGCGCACAACACGCACGTCGGCGACGCCCGCGCCACCGACCAGGCCGACAACGGCGAGCTGACCCTCGGGCAGCTGGCCCGGGACCGGTACGGCTGGGACGAGGTCCTCCTGGTCGGCATGGGCTCGTTCCGCGGCAGCGTGGTGGCCGGCGCGCAGTGGGGCGCCGCGATGGAGTCGATGCCGGTGCCGCCCGCCCGGTCCGGTTCCCTGGAGGAGATCCTGCACCTGACGGCCCCGCGGAACGCCCTGTTCGTCTTCCCGGCCGGCGACGACGCCCCGGATCTGCTCACCACGGTTCTGCCGCACCGGGCGATCGGCGTGGTCTACCGCCCGGAGCGGGAGCGCTGGGCGAACTATGTACCGACCGTGCTCGGCGACCGTTACGACGCGTTCCTGTGGTTCGACGAGTCGCGCGCCCTGCGCCCGCTGCACACGCTGCGGGTGAACGCGCACGAGCCGGAGACATACCCGAGCGGTGTGTAATCACATTTGAAGAAGCGATTAAATCGATCTTTGCAGTGCCGGTTGTTCATCAGCCTAGTGACGTGCGCCAATGAATGATCGTCACGAACCTATGGCCGGGGAATGGGCATCTTCCGAGTGTGATCCGCATTACGCTGTGCGTTCATCCGATCATCCTATTCGGATCTTCCTTCGGAACTGGGGTGTCCATGAACAAAATCGTCCGCCCACTCCTGGCCGTGCTGCTGAGCGTGACCGGGATCGTCGCGGCGACCGCCCAGCCGGCGGTCGCCGCGACGGAGTCCACGGCCCTCGCCCCCGGACTCGTGCTGTCCAGCTCGACCGCCACCCTCCCGGCCGAGCTGTCCGCACTGGCGACCGGTAAACGCATCCAATACCTCTCCACCTCGATCACCGGCAGCGCGATCACCGCGACCGGCCTGATCCTCACCCCCAGGACCGGCAAGAAGAACCGGACGGTCGCCTGGGCGCACGGCACCACCGGCCTGGCCGACCAGTGCGCGCCCTCCACCAACCAGGCCGTCTTCTGGCCGGAGGCCCGGACCGCGGTGGCCGAGCTGCTCAGCCGCGGCTGGACGGTGGCCGCGACCGACTATCCCGGCATCGGCACCCCGCAGGCACATCCCTACCTGATCGGGGCCAGCGAGGGCCGGGCGATCATCGACAGCGTCAAGGCGGCCCGCAACCTGGACTCGGCGCTGACCCCGCAGTACGTGATCGACGGGCACTCGCAGGGCGGGCAGGGCGCGCTGTTCGCCAGCCAGATCGCCCCGTCCTACGACGGGAATCTGGTGCTCAAGGGCACCTCGTCGATCGCGCCGGTGTCGAACACCGACACCATCGTGCCGCTGATCCCCGGCACCGCCGGGCAGGGTTACCTGGTCATGGCCCTGTACGGCCTGAACGCGGTGGACTCCGCCGTGCAGCCGTCGGCCATCCTGGCCCCTCCGGCCAAGGCCAAGGTCGGCGTGCTCAGTTCCGGCTGCCTGAACGAGATCCTGGCGGCGTACGAGAACCTGTCCGCGACGCAGCTCCTGGTCGGCGGCACCGTGCCGGACGCGGTGCTGGCGAAGTTCGTCCAGTACGACAACCCGGCGCAGACCGCGCCGAGCGCCCCGATCCTGGTGGTGCAGGGCACCGAGGACGAGGCGGTGCCCTATTTCGTCACCGCCGACCAGCTGATCCCGCAGCTTCAGGCGTACAGCCAGCCGGTCACCTTCGTGCCGATCGAGGGCGCCACCCACGACACCTCGGTGATCGAGTCCGCCGATCTGGTGGCCGATTGGATCGCCGCTCGGTTCGCGTGACATCAGCATTGTTCTGACTGCCATTTCACAAGCGATTTACGGTACGCCGGGGAGCCCCGTCCGCAGATCATCCGCGGGCGGGTGCTCCGGGCGTACCGAAAGCGGGTCTGAAGGTTTTGGGGTTGATCGGAAACGGTCAGCGGGACAGTGCCGTCGTGGGTGGGGTGTGTGCGTGCTCGCGGGCCCAGGCGCCGGTGCTGGCGCGCCCGAGCAGCAGCACGCCGACGCCGAGCCCGACCAGGATCCACGCGCCGGCGTGGCCGCTCCCGGAGACCAGGACCGCGCCGATCACCGCGACGCCGAGGGCGCTGCCGACCTGCCGGCTGGTCGAGGCGATGGCGGCGGCCACCCCGGCCCGCTCGCGCGGCATGCCGGAGACCGCGGTGGTGGTGATCGGCGTGTTGACCATGCCGAAGCCGATCCCGAACAGCAGGTACCCGAGCAGCAGCGGCCAGGCGGCGGTGTCCGGCCCGGCCCAGGTCAGCGGCAGCACGCCGAGCGCCATCCCGCTCCCGGCGATCAGCAGCGGCAGGCGGGTGCCGCGGGTGCCGACCAGCCGCCCGGCGAGGGGCGAGACCAGCGCGGTCGCCGCGGCCATCGGCAGCGTCCAGAGGCCCGCCTCCCAGGCGGAGAGGCCGCGGGTCTCCTGCAGGTACAGCGCGTTCAGGAACAGGAAGCCGCCCAGGCCGGAGAAGGCGCAGATCGCGATCAGAACGGCACCGGAGAACGGTGGACTGCGGAACAACGCGAGGTCGATCAGCGGCTCGGCGCGGCGCGGCTCCCACCGGAGCAGGCCGAGCAGGGCGAGCCCGCCGACCCCGAAGCAGGCGAGGATCTCCCGCGACGACCAGCCGGCGCCCGGACCCTCGATGATCCCGAAGGTCACCGCGGCGAGCAGCAGGAACACCAGGAGCTGACCGACCGGGTCGAGGCGGCGCGGGTGCGGCGCCCGCGACTCGGGGACGAACAGGGCGGTGAGGATCAGCGCGGCGACGCCGATCGGCACGTTGATCCAGAAGATCGACTGCCAGCCGAAACCGTGCACCAGGAAGCCGCCGACCAGCGGGCCGATCGCCATGCCGAAACCGGTCACCGCACCCCAGACGCCGATGGCGCGGGCACGGTCGCGCGGCTCGGTGAAGGTGTTCGTGATGATCGACATGGCGACCGGGTTGAGCATCGAGCCGCCGATCGCCTGGAGGACCCGGAAGGCGACCAGCGCCTCCAGGTTCGGCGCGACGCTGCACAGCAGGGACGCCGTGGTGAAGATCGCCAGGCCGGTCTGGAACACCCGGCGGCGGCCCACCCGGTCGGCGACCGACCCGGCCAGGACGAGCAGGCTGGCCAGGACCAGCGTGTAGCCGTCGATGGTCCACTGGAGGCCGGAGACCGGGGCGCCGAGGTCGTCGCGGATGGCGGGCAGCGCGATGTTCATGACGGTGACGTCCAGGCTGATGATCAGCAGGCTCATGCAGCAGATCGCCAGGACGAGGTAGCGGCGGGGCACGGGTCAGTTCTACCCGGCCACCCGGCGAGCCGCCCTACACGGCCGGGACGCCCTTGACGGTCTGCTCGGGGCGCACGTCCCGGATCACGCACCCGTTGGCGCCGACCCGGGCGCCCTCGCCGACGCTGCGGCCCTGCAACACCGACGCGTTGGTGCCGATCAGCGCCCGGCTGCCGATCCGGCAGCTCCCGGACACCGCCGCCGACGGGTTCACCTGCACACAGTCGCCGAGGACCGAGTCGTGCCCGACCGTCGCGTTCTGGTTCAGGTGCACGTGCCGCCCCAGCGTCACGTTCGTGGTCACCCGCGCCCCGGCGAACATCACCACGCCCTCGGCCAGCGTGGTCGCCGGCCCGACGGTCGCCGCCGGATGCACCAGCGGGGCGGCCGGCCGGCCCACTCCGTCCAGCCGTCCGGCGACCGCGGCCCGGATCCGCGGATCACCGATCCCGATCACGTAGCGGGCGTCCAGCCCTGCCAGCGTCGAGCTCGGCCCCAACCAGGCCGAGTCGAGCAGCCCGACCAGCCGCAGGTTCTCCTCCGACGGCGTGTCGTCGACGAACCCGATGACCTTCCACGGCACGTCGCCGACGTCGTTGACCGCGGCGATGATGCCGAAGATCTCCCGGCCGTGGCCGCCGCAGCCCACGATCACGATCGGTTCCGGCGTGCTCATGGCGGCGTGCCCAGCAGGTCCACCCCGGCCTCCCGTGAATATGAACAAAACCCACGATATCCACCAGCACTGTCACAGGTGACAGAACTACGGACACCCGTCGGATGAGCGGCGGGTCACATCGGCGGCGGGTTTTCCCGTGGTAACCATGTGGGCATGGCAGGCGGCATGAAGATCTGGCCAGGCAATCCGTACCCGCTGGGTGCGACCTACGACGGCGGTGGGACGAACTTCGCCATCTACTCCGAGGTCGCCGAGCGGGTGGAGCTGTGCCTGTTCGACGACGCGGGCATCGAGACCCGGGTCGACCTGCCGGAACGCGAGGCGCTGGTCTGGCACGGGTACCTTCCCCGGATCACGCCCGGCCAGCGGTACGGCTTCCGGGTGCACGGCCCGCACGACCCCGGGCAGGGGCTGCGCTGCAACCCGAGCAAGCTGCTGCTGGACCCGTACGCGAAGGCGATCGACGGGGACTATCGCTGGGACCAGGCCCTGTTCGGGTACAACTTCGGCGATCCGCAGTCGTACAACGACACCGACTCGGCCCCGTTCGCCCCGCGCTCCGTGGTGATCAACCCGTTCTTCGACTGGGGCAACGACCGGCCGCTGAAGATCCCGATGTGGGAGACGGTGATCTACGAGGCGCACGTCAAGGGCATGACGATCGGGCACCCGGACATCCCGGCGGACGTGCAGGGCACCTACTCCGGCCTGGCCCACCCCGCGATGATCAAGTATTTCCAGCGGCTCGGCATCACCGCCGTCGAGCTGATGCCGGTGCACCAGTTCGTGCACGACAGCGGCCTGATCGAGCGCGGCCTGACGAACTACTGGGGTTACAACACCATCGGCTTCTTCGCCCCGCACAACGGCTACTCCTCGTTCGGCGGGGGCGGCGGGCAGGTGCAGGAGTTCAAGTCGATGGTCAAGGCGCTGCACCAGGCCGGCATCGAGGTCATCCTGGACGTGGTCTACAACCACACCGCCGAGGGCAACCACCTCGGCCCCACCCTCTCGTTCCGTGGCATCGACAACGCCGCCTTCTACCGCCTGGTGGAGAACGACAAGCAGTACTACTACGACACCACCGGCACCGGGAACAGCCTGAACGTCCGGCACCACGAGTCACTGCGGCTGATCATGGACTCGCTGCGGTACTGGGTGACCGAGATGCACGTCGACGGCTTCCGGTTCGACCTGGCCGCCGCGCTGGCCCGGGAGTTCCACGAGGTGGACCGGCTCGCCGCGTTCTTCGACCTGGTCAACCAGGACCCGGTGGTCTCCCAGGTGAAACTGATCGCCGAGCCGTGGGACGTCGGCGACGGCGGTTACCAGGTCGGTGGCTTCCCGCCGAACTGGACCGAGTGGAACGGGAAGTACCGCGACTCGGTCCGCGACTTCTGGCGCGGCGAGCCGTCCAGCCTCGGCGAGTTCGCCTCCCGCTTCACCGGCAGCTCCGACCTGTACCAGGACGACGGCCGCCGCCCGATCGCGTCGATCAACTTCGTCACCGCGCACGACGGGTTCACCCTGCACGACCTGGTGTCGTACAACGACAAGCACAACGACGCGAACGGCGAGGGCAACCGCGACGGCGAGAGCTACAACCGCTCATGGAACTGCGGCGTCGAGGGGCCGTCCGACGACCCGGACGTCATCGTGCTGCGCGAGCGGCAGAAGCGGAACTTCCTGGCCACCCTGCTGCTCAGCCAGGGCGTCCCGATGATCGCCCACGGCGACGAGCTGGGCCGCACCCAGCAGGGCAACAACAACGTCTACTGCCAGGACAACGAGCTGAGCTGGGTGAACTGGGAGGACGCCCGCGAGGAGGACGTGCTCACCCACTTCACCCGGCTGCTGTTGAGGCTGCGCGCCGAGCACCCGATCTTCCGCCGCCGCCGCTTCTTCACCGGCTCCTTCGCCGACGAGAACAAGCTGCCGGACATCGCCTGGCTGCGTCGCGACGGCGAGGTGATGACCGATGCCGACTGGAACACCCGCAGCGGCATGACCATGACGGTCTTCCTGAACGGCCACGGCATCCCGGAACGCGACGCGCTCGGCGAGGAGATCACCGACGACTCGTTCCTGCTCCTGTTCAACCCCCTGAACGAGGACGTCGCGTTCACGCTGCCGCCCCGCGAGTACGGCAAGACCTGGGAGATCGTCGCCCACACCGCCGATCCGCTGCTGGCCCGCCGCCGCAAGACCGCCCGGGCCGCCAGCCGGGTCGACGTCGTCCGCCACGCGCTGGTGGTCCTCCGCTGCCGCTACTGAAAACCCGGTTTAGGTACGCCCCGAGCCGTCCCGGCACCACGTGAGCGGTGGTGCCGGGCATCCGGACGGGTCACCCTCGGTCGTCGGCCTGGTCGGCGAACGCCGTCAGGTACGGCTCGGGCTCCGGGACGTGCAGGCGCCAGGCGTTCTCCGGCTTCTGCAGTTTCGCGGCGTACATCGCGAGGTCCGCGTCGTGCAGCAGCTTCCGGATCGCCTCGGCGTTGCCGTCCGGCAGCGCCGCCGCCTCCATGACGGCGACGCCGATGCTGGCGCCGGGGTTCCGCGGCTGGCCGGCGATCATGACCGGCTCGGCCATCGCATCGATGATCCGCTGGGCCACCGTGACCGCGCCGACGCTGCCACCGCAGTTGTTCAGCACCACCGCGAACTCGTCACCGCCGAGCCTGGCCACGGTGTCGGACCCGAGAATGCTGTCCTTCAGGATCCCGGCGAACGCGACCAGCATGGCGTCACCGGCCTCATGCCCGAGCGTGTCGTTGATCTGCTTGAAGCCGTTCATGTCGATCTGCAGCACCCCGACCGGCGTGCCCAGGCGGCGGCTGCGCTCGAGAGCACGAGCCAGACTGGCGTGCAGCTGCCTGCGGTTCGCCAGGCCGGTGAGGTTGTCGGTCACGACCAGCTGGTGGTTCTCCCGGAGCGCCACCAGCTGCCGAGCGGCCACCGCCCCGGTGACCAGCGCGGCGCCGGCCACCAGACCCGCCCAGGGGTAGAGACCGGCAAGCCACGCCGCCCAGAACAGCACCAGGTAGGCCACCCCGGTGGCGACGTACGGCAGCGAGCTCACTCGCCGCAGCGGCTCCTCCTGGCGCTCGGCATGACGCTG
Above is a genomic segment from Actinoplanes ianthinogenes containing:
- the glgX gene encoding glycogen debranching protein GlgX is translated as MKIWPGNPYPLGATYDGGGTNFAIYSEVAERVELCLFDDAGIETRVDLPEREALVWHGYLPRITPGQRYGFRVHGPHDPGQGLRCNPSKLLLDPYAKAIDGDYRWDQALFGYNFGDPQSYNDTDSAPFAPRSVVINPFFDWGNDRPLKIPMWETVIYEAHVKGMTIGHPDIPADVQGTYSGLAHPAMIKYFQRLGITAVELMPVHQFVHDSGLIERGLTNYWGYNTIGFFAPHNGYSSFGGGGGQVQEFKSMVKALHQAGIEVILDVVYNHTAEGNHLGPTLSFRGIDNAAFYRLVENDKQYYYDTTGTGNSLNVRHHESLRLIMDSLRYWVTEMHVDGFRFDLAAALAREFHEVDRLAAFFDLVNQDPVVSQVKLIAEPWDVGDGGYQVGGFPPNWTEWNGKYRDSVRDFWRGEPSSLGEFASRFTGSSDLYQDDGRRPIASINFVTAHDGFTLHDLVSYNDKHNDANGEGNRDGESYNRSWNCGVEGPSDDPDVIVLRERQKRNFLATLLLSQGVPMIAHGDELGRTQQGNNNVYCQDNELSWVNWEDAREEDVLTHFTRLLLRLRAEHPIFRRRRFFTGSFADENKLPDIAWLRRDGEVMTDADWNTRSGMTMTVFLNGHGIPERDALGEEITDDSFLLLFNPLNEDVAFTLPPREYGKTWEIVAHTADPLLARRRKTARAASRVDVVRHALVVLRCRY
- a CDS encoding acetyltransferase, with translation MSTPEPIVIVGCGGHGREIFGIIAAVNDVGDVPWKVIGFVDDTPSEENLRLVGLLDSAWLGPSSTLAGLDARYVIGIGDPRIRAAVAGRLDGVGRPAAPLVHPAATVGPATTLAEGVVMFAGARVTTNVTLGRHVHLNQNATVGHDSVLGDCVQVNPSAAVSGSCRIGSRALIGTNASVLQGRSVGEGARVGANGCVIRDVRPEQTVKGVPAV
- a CDS encoding alpha/beta fold hydrolase codes for the protein MNKIVRPLLAVLLSVTGIVAATAQPAVAATESTALAPGLVLSSSTATLPAELSALATGKRIQYLSTSITGSAITATGLILTPRTGKKNRTVAWAHGTTGLADQCAPSTNQAVFWPEARTAVAELLSRGWTVAATDYPGIGTPQAHPYLIGASEGRAIIDSVKAARNLDSALTPQYVIDGHSQGGQGALFASQIAPSYDGNLVLKGTSSIAPVSNTDTIVPLIPGTAGQGYLVMALYGLNAVDSAVQPSAILAPPAKAKVGVLSSGCLNEILAAYENLSATQLLVGGTVPDAVLAKFVQYDNPAQTAPSAPILVVQGTEDEAVPYFVTADQLIPQLQAYSQPVTFVPIEGATHDTSVIESADLVADWIAARFA
- a CDS encoding MFS transporter; translated protein: MPRRYLVLAICCMSLLIISLDVTVMNIALPAIRDDLGAPVSGLQWTIDGYTLVLASLLVLAGSVADRVGRRRVFQTGLAIFTTASLLCSVAPNLEALVAFRVLQAIGGSMLNPVAMSIITNTFTEPRDRARAIGVWGAVTGFGMAIGPLVGGFLVHGFGWQSIFWINVPIGVAALILTALFVPESRAPHPRRLDPVGQLLVFLLLAAVTFGIIEGPGAGWSSREILACFGVGGLALLGLLRWEPRRAEPLIDLALFRSPPFSGAVLIAICAFSGLGGFLFLNALYLQETRGLSAWEAGLWTLPMAAATALVSPLAGRLVGTRGTRLPLLIAGSGMALGVLPLTWAGPDTAAWPLLLGYLLFGIGFGMVNTPITTTAVSGMPRERAGVAAAIASTSRQVGSALGVAVIGAVLVSGSGHAGAWILVGLGVGVLLLGRASTGAWAREHAHTPPTTALSR
- a CDS encoding group II truncated hemoglobin, with amino-acid sequence MERPTLFEAAGGAPAMLALAADFHARCLADPVLEHPFSHVGNPEHVQRLADYWGEVLGGPPVFSERFGGHAAMLRVHANQCDEDPFSQRFAEVFDEAVAHTLPDDPELHAVLHDYMHCATREVAAVFPATATVPETTRMPHWSWSGSMSG
- a CDS encoding erythromycin esterase family protein, with protein sequence MIRYGDEVASIARELRDPGDLEILLDRADSARVVMIGEATHGTHEFYAWRSALTQRLIEERGFSFVAVEGDWPDCERVDAAVRGGPGAPDDPRSALVRYDRWPTWMWANEEVVDFTRWLHGFNAVRPPDDRIGFHGLDVYSLWQSMREILTWLRENDRDLVPVALDAYRCFEPFNEDPNAYGWATQFVGASCEDKIIKMLAELRDRDFGVWQNAAVVAGAENYYRTMVRGGPDAWNGRDRHMDETLDRLLTRYGPTSKAVVWAHNTHVGDARATDQADNGELTLGQLARDRYGWDEVLLVGMGSFRGSVVAGAQWGAAMESMPVPPARSGSLEEILHLTAPRNALFVFPAGDDAPDLLTTVLPHRAIGVVYRPERERWANYVPTVLGDRYDAFLWFDESRALRPLHTLRVNAHEPETYPSGV